The sequence below is a genomic window from Marmota flaviventris isolate mMarFla1 chromosome 9, mMarFla1.hap1, whole genome shotgun sequence.
TTTGTTCCTTAGACTATAAATTACAGGGTTTAACATTGGTATCACTAGCGTGTAGAAAACTGAAGCCATTTTGTCAGTGTTCAATGAGTGGTTGGTCCTTGGTTGCAAATACATGAAAAGGAGCGTCCCATAGAACACAGTGACGGCCACCATGTGGGAAGCACAGGTGGAAAAGGCTTTTTGTCGACCCTCAGAAGAACGTATTCTCAAAATGGCAAGGACAATGTTGAAGTAGGATATCAGAACTATGATcatggagaaaaacaaatttgtCCCTGAAAAGATGAACACCACTGTTTCTGGAATGTAGGTATCAGAGCAGGACAGTGCTAACAAAGGGACATTGTCACAGTAAAAATGGTTGATTATGTTGGATGAGCAGTAAGACACAGAGAACACACATGGTGTCACCACAATAGCTGTACAAAAGCCATAGAAGTAGGTGAGGGACACCAGCAGAAGGCAGATCCGCCGAGATACCACCACCATGTAGAGCAGGGGGTTgcaaatggccacatagcggtcataggccatcaccgCCAGCATGAAAATCTCTGctacaatgaaaaccagaaaTCCTCCCAGTTGTGTGGCACATTCATAGTATGAGGTGGTTTTCTTACTTACTAAAAAGTTGACCAGCATTTTAGGGGCAATGACAGTAGAGTTGCCAAGATTGATGACAGCCAGATGTCGGAGGAAGAAGTACATAGGGGTCTGAAGCCGAGAATCAGCACTGGTGAGGGTGATGATGCCCAGATTCCCTGTCACAGTGA
It includes:
- the LOC114081144 gene encoding olfactory receptor 8J3-like; amino-acid sequence: MASGNLTQVTEFILMGVSDRPELQIPLFLLFLVIYWLTVTGNLGIITLTSADSRLQTPMYFFLRHLAVINLGNSTVIAPKMLVNFLVSKKTTSYYECATQLGGFLVFIVAEIFMLAVMAYDRYVAICNPLLYMVVVSRRICLLLVSLTYFYGFCTAIVVTPCVFSVSYCSSNIINHFYCDNVPLLALSCSDTYIPETVVFIFSGTNLFFSMIIVLISYFNIVLAILRIRSSEGRQKAFSTCASHMVAVTVFYGTLLFMYLQPRTNHSLNTDKMASVFYTLVIPMLNPVIYSLRNKDVKDAKKRTLSTGSLRIGI